One window of Hydractinia symbiolongicarpus strain clone_291-10 chromosome 3, HSymV2.1, whole genome shotgun sequence genomic DNA carries:
- the LOC130636930 gene encoding tigger transposable element-derived protein 2-like, translating into MPPKRKLVVKTLVEKCQVLKELEKGIPNKDIAKKYGVPKNTISTWLAYKEKLFSALEKSSSKKRKIRDGKFSEVDLVVFKWFVSQRSKDIPIDGTILKEKAKSYAQELGVEDFKALDGWLGKWKKR; encoded by the coding sequence ATGCCACCGAAAAGAAAGCTCGTTGTAAAAACTTTGGTAGAAAAATGCCAAGTATTAAAGGAATTGGAAAAAGGTATTCCAaataaagatatcgctaaaaagtacgGGGTGCCTAAAAACACGATATCAACTTGGCTAGCCTATaaggaaaaacttttttctgctCTCGAAAAATCTTCGAGCAAGAAAAGAAAGATCAGAGATGGTAAATTCTCAGAAGTAGATCTTGTCGtgttcaaatggtttgtttcacAACGAAGCAAAGACATACCAATCGATGGGACAATACTAAAGGAGAAAGCTAAAAGCTATGCACAGGAGCTTGGAGTAGAAGATTTCAAAGCTTTAGACGGTTGGCTTGgtaaatggaaaaaaaggtaa
- the LOC130636175 gene encoding uncharacterized protein LOC130636175 codes for MMAVAVDRSIIIASIALLFDEEETKKKQSKRSIWTRPWLQRRKVDGAFHTLFKELKEEDLEGFKGYVRMDVGHFDELVHLLAPVLHKQDTNMRECIKPEEMCCITLRYLASGESFRSLE; via the coding sequence ATGATGGCCGTCGCAGTTGATCGAAGTATAATAATCGCTTCTATTGCACTTCTTTTTGATgaagaagaaacaaagaaaaaacaatccaaacGATCTATTTGGACAAGGCCATGGTTACAACGTAGAAAGGTCGATGGAGCCTTTCACACCTTGTTCAAAGAATTAAAGGAAGAAGATCTAGAAGGATTCAAAGGATATGTAAGGATGGACGTTGGCCATTTTGATGAACTGGTCCATCTACTTGCTCCAGTTTTGCATAAGCAAGATACCAACATGAGAGAATGCATAAAACCAGAGGAAATGTGCTGTATCACATTAAGATATCTTGCAAGCGGTGAATCATTTAGATCTTTAGAGTAA